Proteins from one Patagioenas fasciata isolate bPatFas1 chromosome 6, bPatFas1.hap1, whole genome shotgun sequence genomic window:
- the ZNF281 gene encoding zinc finger protein 281, translated as MKLGSGFLGGGGGSNKRAAAMEPTFPPGMVMFNHRLPPVTSFTRAAAPPPAAQHPPQCVLPPASAAASSTAAAEPPAPPPPQDMTFKKEPAGAFPSVPSSSQRSPWGFLQSLVSIKQEKPSEQEEEEQPQHHHHYGGLFGGAGEERPPGLGNSSGEGTGQSVIQDLSLLHHLHQHPHRDLLLSGRGEGAPGSSGEPKHDTQVKKAKRPKPETQGIKAKRKPSASSKPPLVGDAEGAIASPSQKPHVCEHCSAAFRSSYHLRRHVLIHTGERPFQCSQCSMGFIQKYLLQRHEKIHSREKPFGCDQCSMKFIQKYHMERHKRTHSGEKPYKCDTCQQYFSRTDRLLKHRRTCGEAIGKSGAGMEPGSSNNMGSLAALSQGNTSSSRRKSKTKSVSTENKGSKCSSKVTESQVASNVAMPNYAVDLPIVSSSGGLVGTGVEEIQKKVPKLVLKKGSRKQADKNYLNFVSPLPDILGQKPLSGKQSSSLGLVANTGVETIGLLQSAGGKPGQISSNYDDAMQFSKKRRYLQTASSNSAFSINVGHMTSQQSVIQSPGVMDNEAPLSLIDSASLNSEIKSCHDKSGIPDEVLQSLLDQYSHKSEGQKEDPFSITEQRVDLHTSGEHSDMVQEENLSPNSQPVSNDKASMLQEYSKYLQQAFERTTNSTGFAFGPSFQFVSLSSTLHNHTLFQDKQIYTTSPLECGFSQSVTSVLPTALPKPPFGMLLGSQPGFYLSALEATHQQLTPSQELDDLIDPQKNLETSSNYQSTSQKLTGQKEQKNLESSTSFQIPSQELTSQIDPQKDIEPRATYQIENFAQAFGSQFKSGSRVPMTFITNSNGEVDHRVRTSVSDFSGYTNMMSDVSEPCSTRVKTPTSQSYR; from the coding sequence ATGAAACTCGGCAGCGGCTTCCTCGGCGGCGGCGGAGGCAGCAACAAGAGGGCGGCGGCCATGGAGCCCACCTTCCCCCCCGGCATGGTTATGTTCAACCACCGCCTGCCCCCGGTCACCAGCTTCACCCGGGCGGCCGCGCCCCCCCCGGCGGCCCAGCACCCCCCGCAGTGCGTGTTACCTCCGGCCTCCGCCGCCGCTTCCTCCACGGCGGCGGCCGAGCCCCCGGCGCCTCCTCCCCCTCAGGACATGACTTTTAAGAAGGAGCCAGCGGGTGCTTTCCCCTCCGTTCCCTCCTCCTCGCAGAGGAGCCCCTGGGGCTTTCTGCAGTCCCTAGTGAGCATCAAGCAAGAGAAGCCCAgcgagcaggaggaagaggagcagccgCAGCACCATCATCACTACGGGGGGCTCtttgggggagcaggggaggAGAGGCCCCCCGGCCTGGGGAACAGCAGCGGGGAAGGAACCGGGCAGAGTGTGATTCAGGACCTCAGCCTTCTTCACCACCTCCACCAGCATCCCCACCGTGACCTGTTACTGAGTGGCAGAGGCGAGGGTGCCCCTGGGAGCTCGGGTGAGCCAAAGCATGATACCCAGGTCAAGAAGGCAAAGAGGCCAAAGCCAGAAACTCAGGGAATCAAAGCCAAGCGGAAGCCAAGCGCTTCATCCAAACCCCCCCTGGtgggagatgcagaaggcgccATTGCGTCCCCCAGTCAGAAACCTCACGTTTGCGAACACTGCAGCGCTGCCTTCAGGAGCTCCTACCACTTGCGCAGACATGTGCTCATTCACACTGGGGAGAGGCCTTTCCAGTGCAGCCAATGCAGCATGGGTTTCATCCAGAAGTACTTGCTGCAGAGACATGAGAAGATCCACAGTAGGGAGAAGCCTTTTGGGTGCGACCAGTGTAGTATGAAGTTCATCCAGAAGTACCACATGGAAAGACACAAGAGGACACATAGTGGAGAAAAGCCATACAAATGTGACACTTGTCAGCAGTATTTTTCAAGGACTGATAGACTGTTGAAGCACAGAAGAACATGTGGTGAAGCCATAGGTAAATCAGGTGCTGGAATGGAGCCCGGGTCATCAAATAACATGGGTAGCTTGGCTGCGTTGTCTCAGGGAAATACAAGTTCCTCAAggagaaaaagtaaaacaaaaagtgTATCCACTGAAAACAAAGGAAGTAAGTGTAGCAGCAAAGTAACTGAATCTCAAGTTGCAAGTAATGTGGCTATGCCAAATTATGCAGTTGATCTTCCTATTGTGTCTTCCAGTGGTGGTCTAGTTGGCACGGGTGtagaagaaattcagaaaaagGTGCCAAAATTGGTCTtgaaaaaaggaagcagaaaacagGCAGataaaaattaccttaattttgtATCACCACTGCCTGATATTTTGGGGCAAAAACCACTATCTGGGAAACAGAGCAGCTCTCTAGGCTTAGTAGCCAATACTGGTGTAGAAACTATTGGCCTTCTCCAAAGTGCAGGTGGTAAACCGGGTCAAATAAGTAGCAATTATGATGATGCCATgcagttttcaaagaaaagaagataCCTACAAACTGCAAGCAGTAACAGTGCCTTTTCAATTAATGTCGGACACATGACTTCCCAGCAGTCCGTCATCCAGTCTCCAGGTGTTATGGATAATGAAGCTCCCTTATCTCTTATTGACTCAGCATCTTTAAATAGCGAAATAAAGTCTTGCCATGACAAGTCTGGTATTCCTGATGAAGTCTTACAGAGCCTTTTGGACCAGTACTCTCACAAATCAGAAGGCCAGAAAGAAGATCCTTTCAGTATAACTGAGCAGCGTGTGGACTTGCACACCTCAGGAGAACATTCAGACATGGTTCAGGAGGAAAACTTGAGCCCTAACTCTCAACCAGTTTCAAATGATAAGGCAAGCATGTTGCAAGAATACTCCAAATACCTCCAACAAGCCTTTGAAAGAACAACCAATAGCACTGGTTTTGCTTTTGGACCCAGTTTCCAGTTTGTTAGCTTGTCTTCAACTCTCCATAACCACACTCTGTTTCAAGACAAACAGATTTACACTACATCTCCACTTGAGTGTGGCTTCAGCCAATCTGTTACCTCAGTATTGCCGACTGCGTTGCCAAAACCTCCATTTGGGATGTTGCTTGGATCTCAACCAGGCTTTTATTTGTCTGCTTTGGAGGCCACGCATCAACAGTTGACTCCTTCTCAAGAGCTGGATGATCTCATTGATCCGCAGAAAAACTTAGAGACTTCATCTAACTACCAGTCAACATCTCAGAAACTGACCGGCCAGAAGGAACAGAAAAACTTGGAATCCTCAACAAGCTTTCAGATCCCATCTCAGGAGTTAACTAGCCAGATAGATCCTCAGAAGGACATAGAGCCTAGAGCAACCTACCAGATCGAGAACTTTGCACAAGCGTTTGGTTCTCAGTTTAAGTCGGGCAGCAGGGTGCCAATGACTTTTATCACTAACTCTAATGGAGAAGTGGACCATAGAGTAAGGACTTCAGTGTCAGATTTCTCAGGGTATACAAATATGATGTCTGATGTAAGTGAGCCATGTAGTACAAGAGTAAAAACCCCAACCAGCCAGAGTTACAGGTAA